Proteins from one Falco naumanni isolate bFalNau1 chromosome 10, bFalNau1.pat, whole genome shotgun sequence genomic window:
- the LOC121095062 gene encoding ras-related and estrogen-regulated growth inhibitor-like has product MSFPRPLRRSVSLSPARSLRLVVLGQSAVGKTALTVRFITRRFIGDYDPTLEMIYRHMAVIDGEMVHFEILDTAGQEEDSLQIEEKIKWGDGFAVVYSVTDRCSFDEVMRLCFLINHIHSSPKRSSGSEQPPVVIVGNKKDLQFDRMVSTEDGENLSKALKLPFYEISTRDSYEETVVVFNTLYQELMRQGHFSPGSFKRRTVSKLMEKIPKMQGSSTLNSAGRSLSFNSFRDYIPE; this is encoded by the exons atGAGCTTCCCGCGGCCCCTGCGCCGCTCCGTCAGCCTCAGCCCGGCCCGCAGCCTGCGCCTCGTCGTGCTGGGGCAGAGCGCCGTGGGCAAGACAG CACTGACCGTAAGATTCATCACCAGGAGATTCATTGGAGACTATGACCCAACCCTAG AAATGATTTACAGACACATGGCTGTCATTGACGGGGAGATGGTGCACTTTGAGATCCTCGATACAGCGGGACAG gaggaggatTCCCTGCAGATAGAGGAGAAGATCAAATGGGGCGATGGCTTCGCAGTGGTCTACTCGGTGACAGACAGATGCAGCTTCGACGAGGTCATGCGGCTGTGTTTCCTTATCAACCACATCCACTCGAGCCCCAAACGGAGCAGTGGGAGCGAGCAGCCTCCTGTCGTCATTGTGGGCAACAAGAAGGACTTGCAGTTTGACAGGATGGTGTCCACAGAGGATGGTGAAAACCTCTCCAAAGCCTTGAAGCTTCCTTTCTATGAGATTTCCACCCGGGATAGCTACGAAGAGACCGTGGTGGTGTTCAACACCCTCTACCAGGAGCTCATGAGGCAGGGGCACTTCTCCCCGGGCTCCTTCAAGAGGAGGACAGTGTCAAAGCTGATGGAGAAGATCCCTAAGATGCAAGGCAGCTCCACCTTGAACTCAGCGGGCCGTAGCCTCAGCTTTAACTCCTTCAGGGACTACATCCCCGAGTGA
- the MRPL21 gene encoding 39S ribosomal protein L21, mitochondrial isoform X1 has translation MAAVVAGARRRAAACLLSSVVRQQSSQSTSLQQGLVAKTSLTSPPWPEVKLPDPVEEAKYHAEVVQKVNKMIAMGQYGRLFAVVHFASKQWKITSEDLIMMDNVLEAECGDRIRMEKVLLVGADDFTLIGRPLLGKDLVRVEATVIEKTESWPKINMRFRRRHNYQRKKIIVNPQTVLRINTIEIFPCLS, from the exons ATGGCGGCCGTGGTGGCGGGGGCacggcggcgggcggcag CCTGCTTGCTTTCATCTGTGGTTCGGCAACAGAGTTCCCAGAGCACGTCACTGCAGCAAGG ACTTGTTGCCAAAACATCTCTGACTTCACCCCCGTGGCCTGAAGTGAAACTTCCAGATCCAGTAGAAGAAGCAAAGTATCATGCAG AAGTGGTACAGAAGGTGAACAAGATGATCGCAATGGGGCAGTACGGAAGGCTCTTTGCTGTGGTCCACTTTGCCAGCAAGCAGTGGAAAATAACTAGTGAAGACTTGATTATGATGGACAATGTTCTGGAGGCTGAATGTGGAGACCGAATCCGGATGGAAAAG gTTTTACTGGTTGGTGCTGATGACTTCACACTTATTGGAAGGCCGCTCCTGGG gaaagatcTCGTCCGTGTGGAGGCTACTGTGATTGAAAAGACAGAGTCGTGGCCAAAAATTAACATGCGCTTTCGGAGGAGGCACAACtatcaaaggaagaaaa tCATCGTGAACCCACAGACTGTCCTCCGGATAAACACCATAGAAATTTTCCCCTGTTTGTCATGA
- the MRPL21 gene encoding 39S ribosomal protein L21, mitochondrial isoform X2: protein MIAMGQYGRLFAVVHFASKQWKITSEDLIMMDNVLEAECGDRIRMEKVLLVGADDFTLIGRPLLGKDLVRVEATVIEKTESWPKINMRFRRRHNYQRKKIIVNPQTVLRINTIEIFPCLS, encoded by the exons ATGATCGCAATGGGGCAGTACGGAAGGCTCTTTGCTGTGGTCCACTTTGCCAGCAAGCAGTGGAAAATAACTAGTGAAGACTTGATTATGATGGACAATGTTCTGGAGGCTGAATGTGGAGACCGAATCCGGATGGAAAAG gTTTTACTGGTTGGTGCTGATGACTTCACACTTATTGGAAGGCCGCTCCTGGG gaaagatcTCGTCCGTGTGGAGGCTACTGTGATTGAAAAGACAGAGTCGTGGCCAAAAATTAACATGCGCTTTCGGAGGAGGCACAACtatcaaaggaagaaaa tCATCGTGAACCCACAGACTGTCCTCCGGATAAACACCATAGAAATTTTCCCCTGTTTGTCATGA